In Raphanus sativus cultivar WK10039 unplaced genomic scaffold, ASM80110v3 Scaffold1267, whole genome shotgun sequence, the genomic stretch GCGCGAGttcgaagatgatgatgatgatgaggacgGAGAGTGTGGCAGCAGCCGAGGAAGTCGGTGCGGATGGAGCGGAGACTGGAGGCGGGAAGAATCACCGGAGAGTAGGAAGTTAAGGTGAGATATTTCGACGAAGAAGTGGTGGAGATGACCTCCATTGGAGGAGAAGGTGAGAGAGAAGGGAAGATGATGAGAGGATAAAGGAAAACATAATAAGAGGAGAGAATAGCGAGAGGTTATGAAATAACGAACGACTCGCTAGTGGACCATATGCTGACGTGGCTTTAACGGCCGTCAAGTCGTCAACGTTTTCCTtatcgttttttttctttttcactatACGGAGGAAAagaccaaagaaaaaaagaatatttacttGTCTGTTCACTgttgggtttgggtttgggtttgagTCTGAGTCTGAGTGTGGGCCCACTAGTGATTCAATGGATATGTCTCGAAACGAATCCATTACAGCAAATGGTGATGCAACAAGTTACAAGACATGGAGGAAAACAGTCTAGAACTTTTCTCCAATCTATGTGCTTCTTCTGTGTATCTACGCATTTCAGGGAGGAGCAGTGGCATTTGTGGTTTGATAGCTTTAAGATTCctacgatttttttttatgactgATATTGTGGATCGGAATATTCCAACCTCGAGAGGAATTTTTGGTCTAACTGCAGTAACTGCCAAGCTTGATGATGGGTCAGTAACCAGAGTCCAGATTGGCTTTATCATTGGGAACTGTCTCCCAGACCTCTGAACAAGGGATATGAATGATTCAAGGAAAGGGTATATGCAGATGAAGTGTGGGAGGCTAATGGAAGAAGGGATAAACTTCAAGCTGTCGAAAGAGCTTCCACAGATAATAGAAGACAACGTGGAGAATTTCTGCAAGAAGCCAATAGGAAAAGCGGGACTGACTCCTAAAGACTATAACCAGATGTTCTGGGCGGTTCATCCAGGTGGACCAGCCATCTTGAACCGAATGGAAAAGCGGCTTAACCTCTCGCCAGACAAGCTGAGTCCAAGCAGAAGAGCTCTCATGGACTATGGCAACGCAAGTAGCAATTCTATCGTTTATGTGTTGGAGTATATGTTGG encodes the following:
- the LOC108817175 gene encoding type III polyketide synthase B-like — protein: MNDSRKGYMQMKCGRLMEEGINFKLSKELPQIIEDNVENFCKKPIGKAGLTPKDYNQMFWAVHPGGPAILNRMEKRLNLSPDKLSPSRRALMDYGNASSNSIVYVLEYMLEESRKARNMNEGENEWGLILAFGPGVTFEGIVARNLDV